The sequence CGTTTCAGGAATGGCATTCTCCCAGGGTACTCGCCTGGAGAATTGCATTGTCTTCCGCCACCCACATCGCGAACGATATTCCGAAAAGCCTGATACCGGCCGATCTGGCCACGGGCCGCAAGCGCCTCGATTCGATGTGGAACGGCGTCATTCCGGGCATCGTGCTGGTGGCGATGATCACGGCCGTCGCCTTCTCGGCGCACAATGTCTCCGGTCTCACTCTGTTCAGCCCGATGATCCTCGCCGTCGTCGCCGGCATGATCTATTCCAACGTGCTCGGCCTGCCGGCGCACGCCAAGGCCGGCATCGCCTTCTCGCAAAAGCGCCTGCTGCGCTTTGCCATCGTGCTGCTCGGCTTCCAGCTGACGCTTGGCCAGGTCGTCTCCATCGGCGCCGGCGGCGTCGGCATCGTCGCGGCGACGCTCGGCGCCACCTTCCTCTTCACCGTCACGCTCGGCCGGCTGATCGGCGTCGACCGCAAGCTGGCGCAGCTGATTGCCGCCGGCACCTCGATCTGCGGCGCCTCGGCCATCGTCGCCACCAACATCGTCACCGATGCGCGCGACGAGGACGTCACCTATGCCGTCGCCTCGATCACTTTGTTCGGCACCGTCGCCATGCTCGGCTTCCCGCTGCTGGCCCCTACGCTTGGCCTCGACCAGCACGCCTTCGGCCTGTGGGCCGGCGCCTCGATCCATGAGGTGGCGCAGGTCATCGGCGCGGGCTTCCAGAACGGCACCCAGTCCGGCGAGATCGCCACCGTGGCCAAGCTGACGCGCGTCGCCATGCTGGCGCCGATGGTCATCGCGCTTGGCCTGATGGCGCGGCGCAAGACGAGCGGCGACCAGTCTGCTGCACGGCCGCCCATGCCGTGGTTCGTCG is a genomic window of Mesorhizobium huakuii containing:
- a CDS encoding YeiH family protein, which produces MSSATHIANDIPKSLIPADLATGRKRLDSMWNGVIPGIVLVAMITAVAFSAHNVSGLTLFSPMILAVVAGMIYSNVLGLPAHAKAGIAFSQKRLLRFAIVLLGFQLTLGQVVSIGAGGVGIVAATLGATFLFTVTLGRLIGVDRKLAQLIAAGTSICGASAIVATNIVTDARDEDVTYAVASITLFGTVAMLGFPLLAPTLGLDQHAFGLWAGASIHEVAQVIGAGFQNGTQSGEIATVAKLTRVAMLAPMVIALGLMARRKTSGDQSAARPPMPWFVAAFVAVVALNSLVTVPAEVKSAMALATTIMLTMGLAAMGLQADISQLRSRGLRPLALAFSAFLFIGCFSLMLVKFA